In the genome of Carettochelys insculpta isolate YL-2023 chromosome 17, ASM3395843v1, whole genome shotgun sequence, the window GAGGCTCAGAgctttttttacacacacacacacacacacacacacacacacccagcagggAGTCAGTACTGGcactccagctgtgcaggagaaGTGCCAAAATACcacacttcccccctcccccacccctcatgtggctggagtgccagctcACCCCATGGCCGGGGGAAGCAAGGAAGGAACCCTGAGCCTCGcaagccagatccagcctgcaggccgtAGGTTTCCCATCCCTACCCTTGGACTCTGGCTGTTACCACTTCCCTGGTAAGGCTTTAGGTTTGGCTTCCCCACAGAGGGCAGTAGAAATCAGGTGTGTTCAGTAttcaccacctcctcctgggaTTGTTTTGGTGCAAGATCCCCTGCTCGAAATGCCaggaggagttctgtggcacctttaaagactaacagatttatttcagtgtaaattttcatgggcaaagactcatgcCCCAATGAATCTggtagggcttgtccacacttaaGCAGAAGATCGATCCACTGTCGGTAGTGAGACACCCTCAATCAAATGTCATCAGGGTGTCgccatcaactctggtactcctcaCAGTCAAAAGGATCAAGTGACGtacatgggagagtttctcccatcagtctcctgctgtgggcagggtggcaAAAATTGTTTAAGATGCATGGCTCTAGCTATATAACTTTCATACCTGGGGTTGTATCTTAAATCTTTTCTCACGTCCTCTTCAAaaaatgtagacctggccttagtctttaatgtgccacaaAACTCCTTGTGGATACAGACCCCTCTAAAACTTGCTCTGAATAAAATAATTATGAAATTTTTAAATACCAAGTAAACACTTGTGCATTCCATCACTTTCTTGCTTTTGAGTGGTTTAAAAAGAGTTCATCCAAGCCCTGTCTTAGTTAGAACATCCATCGATTATTATGTGTAACAAGACAACTCCATTTGAATTAGGAGGCAACGGTGCTCCTCTTTCCCTTCAATGCTGATAGTAGGAAGGTATACCACTTTTACAGGCAAATTAGTAGAGATACCATAGATAGAGCGTTACCTTGGTCAAGTTACAAAGTGAATGAGTAACAGAGTTAGGGATGGGACTTGGGAATCCTGACTCCAAAGTTTGAATTTGGTCCATGTGTCCAACCTCAAATTATATTGCACTTAAAGCTGCTAAGTGAGCCAATCTATAACCTGGGAAAAAACTTAAGCGTAGTCTGTAGCAGTATTTCCCAAACTTTACAGTTAGGACCCATTTTGGGGGTCTTTTTTTAAGTACCTTTTATTGCAGCCCaaaaatagaaacacacacaaaaatggaaaaatgaaTAAACTTTcacttattatttattcacaataataatagcacatagcgacaatttgtatattttctaaggactggtatttttctTCCATGGACCACACTTGGAGAAACGCTGGTCTAGAGGTATAGCTTTTTAAGAAATACTCAACATTGTTTTTTCCCTACCCCTTAGGGAGTCCACAAAACGTCCCAGGTGATGACGATAGTGAAATGAGTTCCAAAAGGTGCCGAACAGAGGAAACTAACATCTGTGAGAAATGTTGTGCAGAGTTCTTTGATCTCTCTGAATTTCTTGAGCATAAGAGAAATTGCACTAAAAATCCAACTGTCCTAATCATGAATGATAGCGAAGGAACAATACCCACGGAAGACTTCCCTGGAGCCTCCACAGAGAGCTTTCCAAATGATCGACAGGAGAGCCAGCCAGCCAAGGACAGTCAGACAAAGAGTTGCACTGGTTCTGTggagaagaaagaggggaaagCTGAAGCTGAAGCAATGGGAGGAATGTATCTCAAAACAGAACCTCCTGTTACCCCTGCAGCTCATGGGCTAAGTTATTTACCAAAATCGAAAGTACCAAACACTAATGTGACTTTGCAGACAATACGTGGCACTAAAGTAGCTGTGAATCAACGTACCTCTGACACCATCTCTTCCTCAGCAGCCAGTTTTAATGCCATTCCAATGATCCTTGAACAGCTCGTGTGCTtgcagcaacagcaactccagcaAATTCAGCTCACAGAGCAAATCCGCATCCAAATTGCCATGATGGCCCCTCATGCCCTACATCCTTCAATAGCAGCGGCTACTGATCCACTGAAAGCTCTGGGTGCTCAGATGTCTCAACAGctgtctgctgctgttgctttaaTTGGACAAAAAGCTGGAAGCCAAAGCCTATCACTGGAATCCTTGAAGCAAGGAAAACTACCTCATTCTAACCTGGGCATTCCAACTGCTGGCTCGGTAGCCAGTGGGCTTTCTTCTTCCTTTGCCTTGAAGCCTGAAGCAAACAGAAGCCTCCCAAATTCTGTAGCTCGTTTTCCAAACCCTTTGCTACCTCAATCATCCAGCTCAGTCATCTTCCAAAACCCGCTTTCTGCAGTTTCTTCAGTGATGGATCCCtcaaagaaagggaaagggaagccCCCCAGTATTAGCATGTCTGAAAGCAAACCAAATGCTGAAGAACCTTTCTTTAAGCATAAGTGCAAGTTCTGCGGCAAGGTCTTCGGCAATGACAGTGCTTTGCAGATACACCTCCGCTCCCATACGGGCGAAAGGCCCTACAAGTGTAACATTTGTGGTAACCGATTTACAACCAAAGGAAACCTTAAAGTGCATTTTCAGCGTCATAAAGACAAGTACCCTCATATTAAAATGAACCCCTATCCGGTACCTGAGCACCTGGACAATGTGCCCACTAGCAGCGGAATCCCCTATGGAATGTCTGTACCACTGGATGAGTCTAACCTAATTGTAGACAGCAAGCCTGTTCTGACATCACTGCCTGCCTCAGTAGGCACTGGCTTGCCTCAGAATATCTCCAATCTAGCATGCATCAAGGAGTCTCTTGCCAGCACACTTTCAAGTGACATGCAGCCAAGACCTTCACCAGAAAGCGAAGGTGGCTCTTGCTCCTCAGGAGCAGCGAGTCATGAGTCTGGAACTGAGCAGAGTCTAAGCTCACCACAAGCTAGCAGCAGCATGAATGTCTTCCATGTAAGTGGAGCAAGTGACCAAGATTCGGAAACATCTAAGCTGCAGCAGTTGGTGGAGAATATTGACAAGTCCACCACAGACCCCAATGAGTGCCTCATCTGTCACAGAGTGCTCAGCTGCCAGAGTTCACTCAAAATGCATTACCGTACTCACACTGGAGAGAGGCCATTCAAGTGTAAAATTTGTGGCCGTGCCTTCTCAACAAAAGGTAACCTTAAGACTCATTATGGCGTCCACCGGGCAAACACCCCCCTTAAGATGCAACATTCCTGTCCAATTTGTCAGAAGAAGTTTACAAATGCAGTTGTATTGCAACAGCATATTCGCATGCATATGGGGGGACAAATTCCCAATACGCCCATGCCAGAAAACATTTGTGATAATACTGATGTGGATCCTCCTGTTAGTGAGAAGAATGGAGACACAACCCGCCCAGGGGAGAAAGTGGAAATCATAGAGATGGAAGAAGATCTAGGCTCTCAGGATGGCCCTAGCAGTTCTTCGAAACCATCAATTCCATATGATGCACAGTCGGAATCTCCGAGTGTGGTATTTTCTGGGATTGCAACTCCGGAGAATCAAGCAAAAATGGTAAATTCTGCTTTGAACTTGCAGCGACAAAGCAGCCTGAAGTCTAGCGACAATGGCTCGGCAGAAAGCGATGGCATGACAAATGATTCTTCCTCTGTGGCAGGTGATGCAGATTATCAAAATGGCAGGAGTCCTGCTGCTTCTGAATCTGCTTCATTCCAGGCATTGTCCCCAACCAATAGCCAAGCGGAAAGCATTCGGTCAAAGTCACCAGGCTTCAACAATCAGGAAGATGCTGGTATGGGAAGTAAAGAGGGCTCTGAAAACCATCTTCTGGAGGTGGAAGGGACTGGTGCTTTGGATCTCACGTACGGCAATATTGGTCGAAAGGTCATCAAAGAAGAACCAGGGTTGCACTTCCCAAACGGAGAGTATGGTGAGTTATAACTAACAGTTGCACTCTCCCCACCACTAGCATATCCCTCTAGAGGGGAGCTCTGCAGAGGGCATGTGGAAGTCAAACACCCATCATGGTGGTTTGGTTCCTTTTTAAAGGGAACTCACTACTTATTGCTTTGCAAGTCACTGAAAATCTCCTTCCTAATTTCAATTTGATGGTAAAgtttctcactcacacacacacacacacacacacacacacacacacacacacacacacacacacacacacacacacacacacacacacgacagaCAAACAGGCTCACTGAGAGGGAGAAGGCAAGGGAGTAATTGCTACTGTGGCCTGAGGCACCTTCAAGTCGCTTTCGGAGTGGCACTCTGCATGCCTCAGTGGGCGTGAAGCattgccctcagccccaccccttctgttcaAGGCCCTGtctcttctgggggcatggaggcccccccccccagtcttccCTGGCGTCCAGAGTGGCTGTTGTCCCCAGCAGGACCAAAAAATAGAGCCCCCTGCTGCCTACTCACATTTTCATCCCCTTTACTTCAGTGGGAGATGTGCTCAGTATCTTGCATTTTGTGCTAAAGTTCTCACTAGTTCTCTAAACTGGCCGCTTTGTTCCTGATAACAAGGGTGTCAGACAGCCTTGCTAAGCCCCTGGGCTAGGGGTGTGGAGGTTGGGGAGTttctctgcactcctggaagggatggggaccTCTGGTGGAAGGAGCACTCCAGCAGTAGTAGCCAGAGTCCTAGCCCttctgaatcaccaggccctaggGCAGTTTTCCACAACCCCCCACCCTTTCGTCAGTGGCTGATAAGCCATGGAACAAGCCTGTTCAGCATCAGCGTGTGAAGTGAGCACTAGTGTAGCAAATGCTGTTTCTGAGCTCATGCTTAAATCCTGAATTCATATTGACTGCAAGGGCACCTATAAAAgaaccccatctccctcccctcccctcccctcccccagctacacaggtatTAGCACCCATGTTGCCTGCAAAGGGCAGCTTGCCTGTGCATTGGGTGTTGGGCTTAGGCCCAGATATTTGAAGGTGCATAATACCTTGCTTGTGAAGAGCTGAAATGTTTAGTGGTGGTAGCCTAATGTATGTGTTCCCTCTTTCACTTCAGGTCGCAGCAGCGTTCATGCGGCTTTTGtcagggcacccccagccctcataAAAATGGAAATGCCCAGTGAGCGTCCTATTAGCACTAGCCATTTTATTGGCCCACCAACTTTATCACCTGGTGTTCCCTCTCTCCTGGTACCCCGGCCTAAGCTTTGCCGTCCAGCTAAACAGCACATCTGCACGACTTGTGGGAAGaacttctcttctgcaagtgCTCTTCAGATTCACGAACGGACCCATACCGGTGAAAAGCCATTTGCATGCACCATCTGTGGGAGAGCCTTTACTACAAAAGGAAACCTGAAGGTAAGCAATATTCAGGGGGACTGAGGTATACTGGTGCTTTCCTCTGGAACTACCTTCACTAAGGCAGTCTCTTTAAACAACCCCTCTAAAATAATCAGCCAGTGTTAAAGATGACCAGTAATGAATTCTCCTGTCCTTCTGGTCATTTAAGACAGTCTAAATCCACTTAggtttttcgtttttgttttaaCTGCAGCTTCTTACTGATTTGCTTACGAACCCTGACTCCCAGTGCTCCTGAACCATGGTGTTGGTTTGGGAATCTGGATTTAGTAGTTGAAGCCCATATCTAGATGATCTCCCTGCATGTAGGGAGAAACCCTGTACCAAAACTGCATTTGAGCCCATTCTTTCAAACCCAGCTCTTTTAAGCAATGTTACCTGTTCTGCTTAATGGAACATGTTTATAGCCTCCTCTGCTGCTTGGAGTAGTTTGAGAGTCCTCTGTTGAAATGGCTTTTATTGAAGCAAAGCTCCGCAACAAACACCATTCAAAGGTTTCAGTTAAGCACAAAAAattgcctcttgctctctctTATCAGATGGATCCATTTGTCTTTTAAAGAATTCTTAGCTTCCCCACCCATGCCATGGTTTGATACTTTAGAGCCTCAAGACTCTTCCTCTTAACAGTCTTTGCATAAGCACTCTGTAAGAAGGGGGGGTGTGAGAGtggaggaggaaagaaaagagaTGCTCAAGCTTAGAAcataaagggtgtgtctacacgggcacaaatcttcgaaatagccttttcgaagatgactaatgaggcgctgaattgaatattcagtgcctcattagcattaggatgcttccgacTTTGACACTTTCAAAAGCGTGCGGCTGGGCTTGGCTCggctcggctacacaggggtccttttcgaaaggaccccacacctttcaaaatccccttatcccgctcagtgagcgggataaggggatttcaaaaggtgagagtcctttcaaaaaggacccctgtgtagctgcgccgagccgcatgctttcgaaagcggtgaGTGCCACgcctggaagcatcctaatgctaatgaggcgttgaatattcaGTTTggggcctcattagtaatcttggaaatatggctatttcgaagttttgtgcccatgtagacacagccaaagtgaagaCTGGGGTGTGTAGCTGCTTGTTTGTAGGCTTGTAATCTTTCAGGAGGGTGCTGTGTGCAGTGATATGCTCTTTGCATTTTCTAACTACATGGGTATGTTTTTAGATACTAAAACCCTAttcatgcaggttgaacctctctcgtccggcaccctcagggatgactggtgccagacgaaagaatttgccagacaacaggagatAAGTATTgcctagcatattaccaacactttcactgcttgctgggctcttagagacatttggggtaaattacagctaaataacagcagagaacactgacagccaggactgggagctagaaacaaactttatgggaccatgagaaactcggccacacccatgatcagtggttgtccggctaactaaaattgtaCTGGATTgcggagtttgctggatgagagagttccagaggttcaacctgtactagatgTTTTATAAAACCATTTCTAAAGTCCCTGCCTTGCTTTATTTTGGCACCACTGGGCAATACTCCTTTGTAGCTATTCATAAGAACCAGCGTGTCTTAAATTGTGTAGAGCAAAAATAAACTTCTCCCATGCATTAAGTAACTGACTGACCACTTCTGTTCTTGCTTTCCCTCTTTTTGTTCTACTTCAGGTGAAAGTAAACAAGAACGTGTAGGGCATATAAGCCATTCTGCAATAACAAAAGATCTAAAcaaattttttttctgtagtttGATTACAAAACTACATAAACATTCCTCTGAatgttttgtctttattttatttgGAGGCTCAGATACCATAGTGCTGGTGAGGTATAAGAACTTGGATAGACTAGAACAGGAGCTCAGGATTATGATAGCTCTCATCTTCTAACTTCTCCTACCCCCTCTTGTGCAAGGTCCATGTTGGAACTCATATGTGGAATAACTCTGCCAGGCGTGGAAGAAGATTATCCATTGATAATCCCAtggttctgttgggaaatgaTCCAAAGAAGGTATCTGAAATGTTTCCAAAGGATATAGTGCCTCCTTCGGTGAATATTGATCCCACAGTATGGAACCAGTATGCAGCGGTACTCAGCAATGGCTTGGCAATGAAGACTAATGAGATTTCAGTGATCCAGAGTGGTGGCATACCTTCCCTTCCTGTCACCATTGGGGGTGGTTCTGCAATAAATACTGCAACGGTCTCCAAGATGGATGGATCCCAGTCTGGAATTAGCTCAGATATGGAGAAGGccagtggtgctgctgcagaCAATGTACCAAAACACCAGTTCCCTCACTTCATGGAGGAGAACAAAATTGCTGTTAGTTAGAAAAACTTTGAAGGCAAAATGCAGAAagagcaaatatatatatatatttttaagaaaTTCCATCTCAACCTCCTATTTTCCTATTGACATGCAAATGATTTTATGGTTGTCTTTGTAAGAGTTGCCCACAGTACAATCATGATCTTGCTTTGCAAACGtagtaataaagaaaaaaaaacctcttgtaTTTGGAAATATGCGGGTCTTGCAAAGTGTATCTTATGTATGACTTTGATGTGTACAGCCTTAGAGGTTTCACAACTTGAAATTCCAAAGGTTATAACATTTTGCCACTGTTTAAACTGAAATCTTTGGGGTGTGGAAACAACCTAATGTTCATGGGAGAGGGGTGTGGAACTGTATTTACAGATGATGACATGAAAACTGATAATGCGGGTAAATATTCTAGAATGTCTGCCACCCTTTTAGAAGTAgtttttgtgacttttttttttttgaatgtacTTTTTTTATACTATATGGCTACAAAATTTTTATTTGCCTCAGAAGCTGTAAAAAGATCTTTTACTGGCTCTCTTTCCCCTTTGATCACTGCTCCTAATCACTGAGTAGTCCTGTATTGTTTACTGCTGCTTAtttaatactactactacttggACTGTCCCTTAAGAACCGTGCCAAAACTACTCTTTCCCAAGATGTGCAGTTTCTCCTAAAATACTGTTTGTACCAAAAGCCCTGAAGAAGCCTGGGTAGATTTGTATAtactcttttattttattttattttattttcctctagAAAGAGATGGTCAGGTCTGAAAACTCTGCAAGGACACTCAGGTGACTGTTGCATCTAGGCATTGGAACTGGTTTCCTTAGCAAGAGGAACTCtcttggctggggcaggcaggaaaTGTATTTAGGAGATCAATTTGTGTAAACTTGTATTTAAATTCAAAAGTACTCACACCTAAGTTTTAATGTTTTGTGGTTGCTTTTTGGATGGCATTCCCACTTTTTGGTCATTaagtttcttgattttttttttttttttttttttccttttatgtaCTTGCATTACACCACAAAACCATAGTGACGTGTATTATATGAAGGTTTTTGGGATAGCCGTCTGGATTCTAAGTTATctacctcattttttttt includes:
- the SALL4 gene encoding sal-like protein 4, which translates into the protein MSRRKQAKPQHINSEEEPPDAASGKAQRSPQNVPGDDDSEMSSKRCRTEETNICEKCCAEFFDLSEFLEHKRNCTKNPTVLIMNDSEGTIPTEDFPGASTESFPNDRQESQPAKDSQTKSCTGSVEKKEGKAEAEAMGGMYLKTEPPVTPAAHGLSYLPKSKVPNTNVTLQTIRGTKVAVNQRTSDTISSSAASFNAIPMILEQLVCLQQQQLQQIQLTEQIRIQIAMMAPHALHPSIAAATDPLKALGAQMSQQLSAAVALIGQKAGSQSLSLESLKQGKLPHSNLGIPTAGSVASGLSSSFALKPEANRSLPNSVARFPNPLLPQSSSSVIFQNPLSAVSSVMDPSKKGKGKPPSISMSESKPNAEEPFFKHKCKFCGKVFGNDSALQIHLRSHTGERPYKCNICGNRFTTKGNLKVHFQRHKDKYPHIKMNPYPVPEHLDNVPTSSGIPYGMSVPLDESNLIVDSKPVLTSLPASVGTGLPQNISNLACIKESLASTLSSDMQPRPSPESEGGSCSSGAASHESGTEQSLSSPQASSSMNVFHVSGASDQDSETSKLQQLVENIDKSTTDPNECLICHRVLSCQSSLKMHYRTHTGERPFKCKICGRAFSTKGNLKTHYGVHRANTPLKMQHSCPICQKKFTNAVVLQQHIRMHMGGQIPNTPMPENICDNTDVDPPVSEKNGDTTRPGEKVEIIEMEEDLGSQDGPSSSSKPSIPYDAQSESPSVVFSGIATPENQAKMVNSALNLQRQSSLKSSDNGSAESDGMTNDSSSVAGDADYQNGRSPAASESASFQALSPTNSQAESIRSKSPGFNNQEDAGMGSKEGSENHLLEVEGTGALDLTYGNIGRKVIKEEPGLHFPNGEYGRSSVHAAFVRAPPALIKMEMPSERPISTSHFIGPPTLSPGVPSLLVPRPKLCRPAKQHICTTCGKNFSSASALQIHERTHTGEKPFACTICGRAFTTKGNLKVHVGTHMWNNSARRGRRLSIDNPMVLLGNDPKKVSEMFPKDIVPPSVNIDPTVWNQYAAVLSNGLAMKTNEISVIQSGGIPSLPVTIGGGSAINTATVSKMDGSQSGISSDMEKASGAAADNVPKHQFPHFMEENKIAVS